One Candidatus Polarisedimenticolia bacterium genomic window, TGGCCCGGCCTGGTGATCATGCTGACCGGCGTGCCGGTCTACTTCCTCTGGCGGCGGCTGGGCGGGGCGACGGCCGCGAGCTAGTGTCCCTGCAGGCTGGTCCGCCAAGTAAAACCTCTTGATGCCTGCCGTTGGGGAGGGGGCCCGGCTGCCGGCCTCCGCCGGATGCGTTCGCCGGAATCGGATTGACAGGCCCTCATAACCGTCGTATTTTGAGGTACTCGCCGCCGCTGCTTCACATCTGAGGAGGACACCGTGAGACTCCCTGCCGACGGGTCCGCCGGACAGTTGTACCTGCGCGCAATCGCTCTCGTCGTTCCCATTGGCGCATTGGCCGTCGTGGGGATGTCCCTCCTCGCGGCCCCCGCCGAGGTGGACGAGGAGGACGCCTTCATCGCCAAGCTGATGGAGATGGACGCGAAGAAGATGGCCGGCGTCCATCTGCCTCCCGCAACGCTGCGGCCTTCCGGATTCGCGGTCTGCGGCGAGGATTTCAAGTCCCCGCGGCGTGTCGATGGCGACCCCAGGGGATTGCTGCGGACGAACATCGCGGACATCGACCCGAAGAACCCCGAGGCTGCGCTTCGCGGCCTGCCGGCCGACCTCCAGTTCGCGGATAACGAGGTCACGCGCCTGGGCGCCAGGGGTCATCTGACCCACGGACCCGACTACCTCATGCTGAAGCCGGAGGCGATCGCGGCGAAGGGGCTGGACGCCGTTCTCGACGGCATCCGCCGGGACGTCACCTCCATCATCGACTACCGGGCGAACTCGACGATTCTCGCCTACGTCGAGGCGGGACAGGTTGGGAAACTGCGCCAGAACGAGGACGTGGCCTTCTTCTATGCCATGCAGCCGGGGGACAAGATCGACATGACGGCCGGCCGGCGCCCGCTGATCAACAGGGAGAGGGCGCTCGACCCGACCTTCCTACTCGAGGTAGCCATGGTGCCGGGCGGCAGCGGCCAGGGGGCGAGGGACCGTCTCGCGAAGATCCCCGGCGTGGTCGACGTGGCCGACTACGGCGTGGATGGCTCGGCCTACCTGGTCCGCGCGGACCACAAGGCTCTCGGAAGGATTGCTCGTGAGCCCGAGGTCCTGCACATCCAGGAATCGCTGGAGCTGATGCAGCTGAACTCGAAGGTTCCGGTGATGGTCCAGGCCGGCTCGGCGGAGGACGCCCACTTCATCCGGCCGTTCGACGACGCCGGGGTCGACGGCGGCGGCATCGACACGAACGCCGACGGCCAGAGGGTGAACAACGGGACGGACACGGTGCCGCCCCAGCTCGTGGGCGTCATCGACAACGGCATCTCGGCCGACACCCCCAGCTTCTCGCAGACCGCCATGCAGGTCTTCGACATCCAGCACAGTTTCCCCGCGGCCAACCACCGCAAGGTCCACTCGATCATCGCGGTGCGTGACAACGGCGACGACTGCGACGGCGTGCTCGACGGCGCGGGCAGCCACGGCAACACCGTGGCGAGCGCGATCGCCGCATGGCCGAGCGGAGTCGGCGTCTTCGCGACCCGGTCCGGCCTCGGCGGGGGCGGCCAGCCTCGCAACGCCAACCTCGACGGCGTGGCCAAAGGGGCCCGCATCATCGTGAGCGACGTCGCCGGCCGGTCGCTCTGCACGATCAACTCCCTGATCGAGAGAGGGGGGAACGTCGATCCCGGCAGCCTTGCCACGCGCCTGGCGGAGCTGATCTGCCCGCGCAGCGGCGGCACGGGCCTCTGCGCCGGCATCGTGGGGGGCGGGGCGGAAACGCACCTGGCGGTCACGCCGTTCGGCGCGCCGGACAACTTCTCCACCACCCAGTTCCTGGCGACGAACGGGACCTACCCGCAGCAGGCGGCCGACATCGACAAGTTCCTGTACAACAACCGCGACTTCATGGTCTTCGCCCCGGTCGGCAACAACGGCGGTTTCTCCGGTAACAATCGCGTGGGGCTGATGCTCTGTGTCATCCCCGACCTGTTCAACGGGACGGCGGCCGATGAGGACCCGAACGTCTCGCGGCCGATCCAGACGCAGCCCCCTTCGACCGCGAAGAACCTGGTGTCGGTCGGCGGGACCCGGACCGACGCCGTGACCGTTTTCGGGACGAACGACCAGGAGAACAATACGGTCTGTTTCGGATCGAAAGGTCCGGCGACTCTGGAGTCGCTGCGCATGGCGCCTCTCGTCACGGCCCCCGCGACCGACCTGCTGTCGCTGACCTTCGAGACGGCCTCCATCGCAGCGTTCCGCAGCCGCGACAACAACAACGTGTTCCCGGTGGACGCCCAGATCGACGAAGGGAACTTCGGGACGTCGTACGCCGCCGCCTACATGGCGGGGGCCGGAGCGCTCATCCGCGACTACTTCGCGCAAGGCTTCTATCCGACCGGCGATCGGCAGCCCGCCAACCTCGTTCCGAACGTCTCGGGGGCCCTGGTGAAGGCCGCCCTGGTGGCCTCGGCCAAGTTCGGCGTCCTGGTCGGGACGCAGGGGCAGGATGTCAACGAACGGAACCTCCGCCGCACCCGCGGCATGAATCTCGGTACGGTGGGAGGAGTCTTCATTGGTGTGATGGGGAACAGCGAGCAGGGATACGGCCGGGCGGTCCTCAGCCACACGCTGCCCCTGTCCAACTGGTCGAAGAACTTCGTGACCAGCCCGAACGCCCCGTCCACCCCGGAGCACCCCGCCCGGGGTCTTCTGGTGTGGGACGACATCGCCACCGGCGAGCCGGCGATCGACAACGTGACTACGTCGAAGACCCACAGGTTCCGCGTGGGCAGCCCGCGGACCATCGTGGGCGCGGGCGGCGGGCTGGCGGTTCTCAGGAGCGAGCTGGTCATCGGACTGGCCTGGACCGACATCCCGTCGGCGCCGGGGAGCGGCGGACCGCTG contains:
- a CDS encoding S8 family serine peptidase, which encodes MRLPADGSAGQLYLRAIALVVPIGALAVVGMSLLAAPAEVDEEDAFIAKLMEMDAKKMAGVHLPPATLRPSGFAVCGEDFKSPRRVDGDPRGLLRTNIADIDPKNPEAALRGLPADLQFADNEVTRLGARGHLTHGPDYLMLKPEAIAAKGLDAVLDGIRRDVTSIIDYRANSTILAYVEAGQVGKLRQNEDVAFFYAMQPGDKIDMTAGRRPLINRERALDPTFLLEVAMVPGGSGQGARDRLAKIPGVVDVADYGVDGSAYLVRADHKALGRIAREPEVLHIQESLELMQLNSKVPVMVQAGSAEDAHFIRPFDDAGVDGGGIDTNADGQRVNNGTDTVPPQLVGVIDNGISADTPSFSQTAMQVFDIQHSFPAANHRKVHSIIAVRDNGDDCDGVLDGAGSHGNTVASAIAAWPSGVGVFATRSGLGGGGQPRNANLDGVAKGARIIVSDVAGRSLCTINSLIERGGNVDPGSLATRLAELICPRSGGTGLCAGIVGGGAETHLAVTPFGAPDNFSTTQFLATNGTYPQQAADIDKFLYNNRDFMVFAPVGNNGGFSGNNRVGLMLCVIPDLFNGTAADEDPNVSRPIQTQPPSTAKNLVSVGGTRTDAVTVFGTNDQENNTVCFGSKGPATLESLRMAPLVTAPATDLLSLTFETASIAAFRSRDNNNVFPVDAQIDEGNFGTSYAAAYMAGAGALIRDYFAQGFYPTGDRQPANLVPNVSGALVKAALVASAKFGVLVGTQGQDVNERNLRRTRGMNLGTVGGVFIGVMGNSEQGYGRAVLSHTLPLSNWSKNFVTSPNAPSTPEHPARGLLVWDDIATGEPAIDNVTTSKTHRFRVGSPRTIVGAGGGLAVLRSELVIGLAWTDIPSAPGSGGPLVNDLDLVVTSPGPDNCLAPGDLKPDGVTVCPAGSATDNLAYDGNVYNGGHNAPWTDQYSLARPAASGEIHDLRNPQEGFHLNSDPNQDRN